The following DNA comes from Allobranchiibius huperziae.
TCCGCGGTGGCCAGCGCCGCGACGTTCTCCATCCGGCTGCCCATCCGCAGCATGCTCCCGACGACCTCGCCCAGCGCCGCTTCGTCCAACTGCCACAACGCGGTCGGCCATTCGTCCAGAGCGTCAGTGAACTCGACGAGCAGGGCCACCAACCTCGCGCCCGTCCCTGGAATGGCAGGCGCAGCGGGCTGAGGTGTCTCGCCGATCGACTGCGCCATGGCCCCTCCTGGACTGCTCGCCCCTGCCCCTTACCTACATTCTGGATCATACGCGTGTTCGATAGCTGTAGCAAGGGTTTGTCCTTCGAAAACTACTGCGATTATTGATGATTCGAGAGCTCTTATCCACATCCCCCGCTGTCGAGGTGGACATTTCAGGGTTGTCCACAGTTCAGCCGGCCGCGCTTCCGCGTCCGGGCACCGAACTGGTGCTGCCGTGTGCCGGGTGGCTGGCCCTGGCCCTGTGGACAACTTCTGCGGGCTCCGGCGGTCTGCTCCTAACGTGCAACCAGTCGCACGCGGTGGAGGGAGACGGCGGTGGATCGACGAGGTCGATGGCAGGTGTCGCCGGACGCTCTGGAGCATGAGGCGGGGGCGCTGGGCGCGATCTCGCACCCAGCGGAGTACGGCGCCGCGCGGACTGTCCTGGCTCTGGCTGCGGCGGTGTCGGGAGCCGAGTCGCTCACTGCTGCCGTGAGATTCGGTCAGCGGTCGGCAACAGCATTCTCAGGGCTGGACGAGCAGCGCGCGGGTCTGACCCGCGCACTGCGGCGAGCCGCGGCGGCCTACGCCGGTCAGGAGGCCGAGGTCGAGGCCGGGATGCGGCCGGGGCCATGAACGGCCGGCGGCCCGACCCCGTCGCGATCCGCGCCGCGGCACGTCAGATCATGCGCGCGGCTGAAGATCTGGAGCACGATGCGTCGGTCGCGGCCGCCTGCATCTGCCGTCTCGAAGGGCGTTGGACGGGGAGCGCCGCGTTGGTGCACGCGGGTGCCATCGGCGACTACGCCCGGGGCCTGCGGGCCACCGCAACCCTGTTGGGGCAGGTCGCCGGAGAGGCGACCGCGGTGGCTCTGCACCTGGACCGGGATCTGGTCGACCTCGGCCGACTCGAAGCGCAACGCGCCAGCGCGAGCGTCCCGGCCGCGTCCCATCTCGACGTGCGGATCGCGGAGGTGTGGTCCTCGATCCGCTGCCATCAGGCGCGAT
Coding sequences within:
- a CDS encoding WXG100 family type VII secretion target, with translation MNGRRPDPVAIRAAARQIMRAAEDLEHDASVAAACICRLEGRWTGSAALVHAGAIGDYARGLRATATLLGQVAGEATAVALHLDRDLVDLGRLEAQRASASVPAASHLDVRIAEVWSSIRCHQARFALSLDSVDLQRAAPVPGGRMRTGPVRMPELGVVDPGRMRTGPVRPIGAEPRADLWGPGHMRTGPVRRLLAVHRPVVLP